Proteins from one Pseudomonas sp. KBS0710 genomic window:
- the betC gene encoding choline-sulfatase: protein MKRKNILFIMADQMAAPMLPFYGPSPIKLPNLSRLAAQGVVFDAAYCNSPLCAPSRFTLVSGQLPSKIGAYDNAADFPADVPTYAHYLRRLGYRTALSGKMHFCGPDQLHGYEERLTSDIYPADYGWAVNWDEPDVRPTWYHNMSSVLQAGPCVRTNQLDFDEEVVFKAQQYLFDHIREDGDQPFCLTVSMTHPHDPYTIPKPFWDLYDDSDIPMPATPAQGDLDPHSQRLLKVYDLWDKPLPVDKIRDARRAYFGACSYIDSNVGKLLQTLEDTGLADDTIIIFSGDHGDMLGERGLWYKMHWFEMAARVPLLVSAPGQFAAGRVSKAVSTADLLPTLVELAGGELDPRLALDGRSLVPHLQGQGGHDEVFGEYMAEGTISPLMMIRRGAYKFIYSEDDPCLLFDVHNDPHEREDLSQSPEHRPLFEAFLKEARAKWDIPAIHQQVLASQRRRRLVFEALTQGKLKSWDHQPLVDASQQYMRNHIDLDDLERKARYPQPCQNQ from the coding sequence ATGAAGCGCAAGAACATTCTTTTCATCATGGCCGATCAAATGGCCGCGCCGATGCTGCCGTTCTACGGACCTTCCCCGATCAAGTTGCCGAACCTGAGCCGCCTGGCTGCACAAGGAGTGGTGTTCGACGCGGCCTATTGCAACAGCCCATTGTGCGCGCCCTCACGCTTCACCTTGGTCAGCGGCCAGTTGCCGAGCAAGATCGGCGCCTACGACAACGCGGCAGACTTTCCCGCCGATGTACCGACTTATGCCCACTACCTGCGCCGCCTGGGTTACCGCACGGCGCTGTCGGGCAAGATGCATTTCTGCGGGCCAGACCAGTTGCACGGCTATGAAGAACGCCTGACCAGCGACATCTATCCGGCCGATTATGGCTGGGCGGTGAACTGGGATGAGCCGGACGTGCGCCCCACCTGGTACCACAACATGTCGTCGGTGCTGCAAGCCGGGCCGTGCGTGCGCACCAATCAGCTGGATTTCGACGAAGAGGTGGTGTTCAAGGCTCAGCAGTATCTGTTCGACCATATCCGTGAAGACGGCGACCAGCCGTTCTGCCTCACTGTGTCGATGACGCACCCGCACGACCCGTACACCATTCCCAAGCCGTTCTGGGACCTGTACGACGACAGCGACATCCCAATGCCAGCAACCCCCGCGCAAGGCGATCTCGACCCGCACTCCCAGCGCCTGCTCAAGGTTTACGACCTGTGGGACAAGCCGCTGCCTGTGGACAAGATCCGCGATGCGCGCCGCGCGTATTTCGGCGCGTGCAGCTATATCGACAGCAATGTCGGCAAACTCCTGCAAACCCTGGAAGACACCGGCCTGGCCGACGACACGATCATCATCTTCTCCGGTGACCACGGCGACATGCTCGGCGAGCGTGGCCTCTGGTACAAAATGCACTGGTTCGAAATGGCCGCCCGCGTACCGTTGCTGGTGAGTGCGCCAGGCCAGTTCGCGGCGGGCCGCGTGAGCAAAGCCGTGTCCACCGCCGACTTGTTGCCCACCCTGGTGGAACTGGCCGGCGGCGAACTGGACCCGCGCCTGGCGCTGGACGGGCGCTCGCTGGTCCCGCACTTGCAAGGGCAGGGCGGGCACGACGAAGTGTTTGGCGAATACATGGCCGAAGGCACCATCAGCCCCCTGATGATGATTCGGCGCGGTGCCTACAAATTCATCTACAGCGAAGACGACCCTTGTCTACTGTTCGATGTACACAACGACCCGCACGAGCGGGAAGACCTCAGCCAGTCACCGGAACACCGGCCACTGTTCGAGGCGTTTTTGAAAGAGGCGCGGGCCAAATGGGACATCCCGGCGATCCACCAGCAGGTGCTCGCCAGCCAACGCCGTCGCCGCCTGGTGTTTGAGGCGCTGACCCAAGGCAAGCTGAAGAGCTGGGATCACCAGCCACTGGTGGACGCCAGTCAGCAGTACATGCGCAACCATATCGACCTCGACGACCTGGAGCGCAAGGCACGTTATCCACAACCCTGCCAAAACCAATAA
- the choX gene encoding choline ABC transporter substrate-binding protein, with the protein MQKLTVVLSMLVLGSANVYADTSCETVKMADPGWSDIAATNAITGFLLNGMGYKAKVDTLAVPITFGGLKDGQVDVFLGNWMPAQQGFYDKFVANGDVVQLAKNLDGTEFTLAVPDYVWDAGVHDFADLNKFADKFDKKIYGIGSGAPANISLQEIIKKNDFDLGQWKLIESSEQAMLAEVSRAVKKQKFVTFLGWTPHPMNVQLKMHYLKGGEKYFGDTGSVYTLTRKGYAQACPNVGKLLTNLSFTQEMENSIMAQVVNNKVSNADAAKAWIKANPAVLDKWLDGVKTVDGKDALAAVKAKL; encoded by the coding sequence ATGCAAAAGTTGACCGTGGTACTGAGTATGTTGGTGCTGGGCAGCGCCAATGTGTACGCAGACACTAGCTGCGAAACGGTAAAAATGGCCGATCCAGGCTGGAGCGATATCGCCGCCACCAATGCCATCACCGGTTTCCTGTTGAACGGCATGGGCTACAAGGCCAAGGTCGACACCCTGGCGGTGCCGATCACGTTTGGCGGGCTCAAGGATGGCCAGGTGGATGTGTTCCTGGGCAACTGGATGCCGGCGCAGCAGGGTTTCTACGACAAGTTCGTGGCCAATGGCGATGTGGTGCAACTGGCGAAAAACCTCGACGGCACCGAGTTCACCCTCGCCGTGCCGGACTATGTGTGGGACGCCGGTGTGCATGATTTTGCCGACCTGAACAAATTTGCCGACAAGTTCGACAAGAAGATCTACGGCATTGGCTCCGGCGCGCCGGCGAACATTTCGCTGCAGGAAATCATCAAGAAGAATGACTTCGACCTGGGCCAGTGGAAGCTGATCGAGTCGAGCGAGCAGGCGATGCTGGCCGAAGTGTCGCGAGCGGTGAAAAAACAGAAGTTCGTGACCTTCCTCGGCTGGACGCCGCACCCGATGAACGTGCAGCTAAAAATGCACTACCTCAAAGGCGGCGAGAAATATTTTGGTGACACCGGCAGCGTGTATACCTTGACCCGCAAGGGTTATGCACAGGCCTGCCCGAATGTAGGAAAGTTGCTGACCAACCTGAGTTTTACCCAGGAGATGGAGAACAGCATCATGGCGCAGGTGGTCAACAACAAGGTCAGCAATGCCGACGCGGCGAAGGCGTGGATCAAAGCCAACCCGGCGGTATTGGACAAGTGGCTCGATGGCGTGAAAACCGTGGACGGCAAGGATGCGCTGGCGGCAGTAAAAGCCAAACTCTAA
- a CDS encoding SulP family inorganic anion transporter, with translation MPRPNRHTLLPFLAWLPRQTRASVGRDAIVGLSGAVLALPQSIAYALIAGLPPEYGLYAAIIPVLIACLWGSSWHLICGPTAAISIVLYASVSPLAVPGSQDYITLILLLTFLAGVFQWLLGMLRFGALVNFVSHSVVLGFTLGAAVVIALGQLPNLLGLDLPSQATAINSLLALVDHAGEWDQASLALGLGTLLVGALLKYLVPRWPTLLIALALGSLVAWLWPAMFGHVALVSSFVGKLPPFSPLPMDLDMLLRLLPSAVAVGMLGLVTSLSIARSLSARSQQLLDANQEVRAQGLSNIVGGFFSGYLSAGSFTRSGLSYEAGACSPLAGVFSALWVALFALFGAALIAHIPIPSMAASILLICWGLVDHRGIRALFRVSRAEFVVMSLTCVATLLLELQTAIYAGVLASLFFYLKRTSQPRVQQWRDGDEDVLRVGGSIFFGASHYLQVRLQSLQGERVVIEAQQINFIDYSGVEMLHQEARRLVGLGRSLTLRRARPQVVEELKKLEGAEKCPIHFED, from the coding sequence ATGCCCCGGCCCAACCGCCACACTCTCTTGCCCTTCCTCGCCTGGCTGCCGCGCCAAACCCGCGCCAGCGTCGGCCGGGATGCGATTGTCGGGCTCAGCGGCGCCGTGCTCGCCTTGCCGCAGTCGATTGCCTACGCGCTGATCGCCGGGCTCCCACCCGAATACGGCCTGTATGCCGCCATCATCCCGGTGTTGATCGCCTGCCTGTGGGGCTCATCCTGGCACCTGATCTGTGGGCCGACGGCGGCAATTTCCATCGTCCTGTACGCCAGCGTCAGTCCGCTGGCCGTGCCTGGCTCGCAGGACTACATCACGTTGATCCTGTTGCTTACATTTCTCGCCGGTGTGTTCCAGTGGTTGCTGGGCATGCTGCGCTTCGGCGCGCTGGTGAATTTCGTCTCGCATTCGGTGGTGCTGGGTTTCACTCTGGGCGCTGCCGTGGTGATTGCCCTGGGGCAATTGCCCAACTTGCTGGGGCTGGATTTGCCCAGCCAGGCCACGGCGATCAATAGCTTGCTGGCACTGGTGGACCATGCTGGCGAATGGGACCAAGCTTCACTGGCGCTGGGCCTGGGCACTCTGTTGGTGGGCGCATTGCTCAAATACCTGGTCCCGCGTTGGCCAACGCTGTTGATTGCACTGGCGCTGGGCAGCCTGGTGGCGTGGCTGTGGCCGGCGATGTTTGGGCATGTGGCACTGGTGAGTTCGTTTGTTGGCAAACTGCCGCCGTTCAGCCCGCTGCCGATGGACCTGGACATGCTGCTGCGCCTGCTGCCCAGCGCCGTGGCGGTGGGCATGCTCGGGCTGGTCACCAGCCTGTCGATTGCGCGTTCGTTGTCGGCACGTTCGCAGCAATTGCTCGACGCTAATCAGGAAGTCCGCGCGCAGGGTTTATCCAATATCGTCGGCGGCTTTTTCTCCGGGTACTTGTCGGCCGGCTCCTTTACCCGCTCTGGCCTGAGCTATGAAGCAGGCGCCTGCTCGCCGTTGGCGGGCGTGTTTTCCGCGCTCTGGGTGGCATTGTTTGCGTTGTTCGGCGCGGCCTTGATCGCGCACATCCCGATCCCGAGCATGGCCGCAAGCATCCTGCTGATTTGCTGGGGCCTGGTGGATCATCGTGGCATTCGCGCGCTGTTCCGCGTCAGCCGCGCCGAGTTTGTAGTGATGAGCCTGACCTGCGTCGCGACCTTGCTGCTGGAGCTGCAAACGGCGATTTACGCAGGCGTGTTGGCGTCATTGTTTTTCTACCTCAAACGCACCTCGCAGCCGCGGGTTCAGCAATGGCGCGACGGTGATGAGGATGTGTTGCGGGTGGGCGGTTCGATCTTTTTCGGCGCCAGCCATTACCTGCAAGTGCGGCTGCAAAGCCTGCAGGGCGAGCGGGTGGTGATCGAGGCGCAGCAGATTAACTTTATCGACTATTCCGGTGTGGAGATGCTGCACCAGGAGGCGCGGCGGTTGGTCGGTTTGGGGCGCAGCCTGACGTTGCGCCGGGCGCGGCCGCAGGTCGTCGAGGAACTGAAAAAGTTGGAAGGAGCCGAAAAATGCCCCATCCATTTCGAAGACTGA
- the aroE gene encoding shikimate dehydrogenase has protein sequence MDRYVVFGNPIGHSKSPLIHRMFAEQTGEQLDYSTLLAPLEGFTGCAREFFAQGRGANVTVPFKEDAYRLANSLTERAQRAGAVNTLSKLADGTLLGDNTDGAGLVRDLTVNAGLSLQGKRILLLGAGGAVRGALEPLLAEQPASLIIANRTVEKAELLAELFDDLGPVSASGFDWLREPVDVIINATSASLSGDVPPIAGSLIAPGKTFCYDMMYAKEPTAFCRWATEQGAAVAMDGLGMLVEQAAEAFYLWRGVRPESAPVLAELRRQLA, from the coding sequence ATGGACCGTTATGTGGTGTTCGGCAACCCCATCGGCCACAGCAAGTCGCCGTTGATTCACCGCATGTTCGCCGAGCAGACCGGCGAGCAACTGGACTACAGCACCTTGCTCGCGCCGCTGGAGGGTTTTACCGGCTGTGCCCGTGAGTTCTTTGCACAAGGCCGTGGCGCCAACGTCACCGTGCCGTTCAAGGAAGACGCCTACCGCCTGGCCAACAGCTTGACCGAACGCGCCCAGCGCGCAGGCGCGGTGAACACCCTGAGCAAACTCGCCGACGGCACCCTGCTGGGCGACAACACCGACGGTGCCGGGCTGGTACGCGACCTCACGGTGAATGCCGGGTTGAGCCTGCAAGGCAAACGCATCCTGCTGCTGGGCGCCGGTGGCGCGGTACGCGGCGCGCTGGAGCCCTTGTTGGCTGAGCAGCCCGCCTCGTTGATCATCGCCAACCGCACCGTGGAAAAGGCCGAACTGCTTGCCGAGCTGTTCGACGATCTGGGGCCGGTGTCTGCCAGCGGTTTCGATTGGCTGCGCGAGCCAGTGGACGTGATCATCAATGCCACGTCCGCCAGCCTGTCAGGCGATGTACCGCCGATTGCCGGCAGCCTGATCGCGCCGGGCAAGACCTTTTGCTACGACATGATGTACGCCAAGGAGCCGACCGCGTTCTGTCGCTGGGCCACCGAGCAAGGCGCGGCGGTGGCGATGGATGGTTTGGGTATGTTGGTGGAGCAGGCCGCAGAAGCCTTCTACCTGTGGCGCGGCGTGCGCCCGGAGTCGGCGCCGGTGTTGGCTGAGTTGCGTAGACAATTGGCCTGA
- the hemF gene encoding oxygen-dependent coproporphyrinogen oxidase, whose protein sequence is MTTRTEAVKAYLLDLQDRICSALETFETDTRFIEDAWTRPAGGGGRTRVIENGSVIEKGGVNFSHVFGSGLPPSASAHRPELAGRGFEALGVSLVIHPHNPHVPTSHANVRFFIAEKDGEEPVWWFGGGFDLTPYYGNEEDCVHWHRVAEQACAPFGADVYSRYKAWCDTYFHIKHRNEPRGIGGLFFDDLNEWDFDTCFAFIRAIGDAYIDAYLPIVQRRKAMAYTEQQRQFQEFRRGRYVEFNLVYDRGTLFGLQSGGRTESILMSLPPQVRWSYDWKAEAGSEEARLTDYYLQDRDWLGVAAPKAAV, encoded by the coding sequence ATGACTACCCGCACCGAGGCTGTAAAGGCCTACCTGCTTGACCTGCAAGACCGCATTTGCAGCGCCCTGGAAACCTTCGAGACGGACACTCGCTTTATTGAAGACGCCTGGACCCGGCCTGCCGGCGGCGGCGGTCGCACCCGTGTGATCGAAAATGGTTCGGTGATCGAAAAAGGCGGCGTCAACTTTTCCCACGTATTCGGCAGTGGCCTGCCACCGTCCGCCAGCGCGCATCGCCCGGAGCTTGCCGGTCGTGGCTTTGAAGCACTCGGCGTGTCGCTGGTGATCCACCCGCACAACCCGCATGTGCCGACGTCCCACGCCAACGTGCGTTTTTTCATCGCCGAAAAAGACGGCGAAGAACCGGTGTGGTGGTTCGGTGGTGGCTTCGACCTCACGCCTTACTACGGCAATGAAGAAGACTGCGTTCACTGGCACCGCGTGGCCGAGCAGGCCTGTGCGCCGTTTGGCGCGGATGTGTATTCGCGCTACAAGGCCTGGTGCGACACCTACTTCCATATCAAGCACCGCAATGAACCGCGCGGCATCGGCGGCCTGTTCTTTGATGACTTGAACGAGTGGGACTTCGACACCTGCTTCGCCTTCATCCGCGCCATCGGCGATGCCTATATCGACGCTTACTTGCCAATCGTGCAGCGCCGCAAGGCTATGGCTTACACCGAGCAGCAGCGCCAGTTCCAGGAATTCCGTCGTGGCCGCTACGTCGAATTCAACCTGGTCTACGACCGTGGCACCCTGTTTGGCCTGCAATCGGGCGGGCGTACCGAGTCGATCCTGATGTCGCTGCCTCCGCAAGTACGCTGGAGCTACGACTGGAAAGCCGAAGCCGGCAGCGAAGAGGCGCGCCTCACCGATTACTACCTGCAAGACCGCGACTGGCTGGGCGTGGCTGCGCCCAAGGCGGCTGTCTGA
- a CDS encoding NADPH:quinone reductase translates to MAKRIQFSAHGGPEVLEYVDYTPAEPGQQQVRVRNEAIGLNFIDTYFRSGLYAPPALPSGLGAEGAGVVDAVGSDVTQFKVGDRVAYGSGPLGAYSQLHVLPAANLVHLPDDISFEQAAGAMLKGLTVQYLLRQTYELKGGETILFHAAAGGVGSLACQWAKALGVKLIGTVSSPEKAALAKSLGAWETIDYSKENVAQRVLELTDGKKVPVVYDGVGKDTWLTSLDSVAPRGLVVSFGNASGAVDGVNLGILAAKGSLYVTRPTLATYASNPKDLQAMADDLFSMIKSGKVRIDINQRFALADAAKAQTELSGRRTTGSTILLP, encoded by the coding sequence ATGGCCAAACGTATCCAGTTCAGCGCCCATGGCGGCCCCGAAGTGCTTGAGTATGTGGACTACACCCCGGCAGAACCTGGCCAACAGCAGGTTCGCGTGCGTAACGAGGCCATCGGCCTGAACTTCATCGACACTTATTTCCGCAGTGGCCTGTATGCGCCGCCAGCCTTGCCATCGGGCCTGGGTGCGGAAGGCGCTGGCGTGGTGGACGCCGTCGGCAGCGACGTCACGCAGTTCAAGGTCGGTGACCGCGTGGCCTACGGCAGTGGCCCACTGGGCGCGTACAGCCAGCTGCATGTGTTGCCTGCCGCCAACCTGGTGCACTTGCCCGACGACATCAGCTTCGAACAGGCCGCTGGCGCGATGCTCAAGGGCCTGACCGTGCAGTACCTGCTGCGTCAGACCTACGAGTTGAAGGGCGGCGAAACCATTCTGTTCCACGCGGCTGCCGGTGGTGTGGGTTCGCTGGCCTGCCAATGGGCCAAGGCGCTGGGCGTGAAGCTGATCGGCACGGTGAGTTCGCCGGAAAAAGCCGCACTGGCCAAATCCCTCGGCGCCTGGGAAACCATCGACTACAGCAAGGAAAACGTCGCACAACGGGTACTGGAATTGACCGACGGCAAAAAGGTGCCGGTGGTGTACGACGGCGTCGGCAAAGACACTTGGCTGACCTCGCTGGACAGCGTGGCGCCACGGGGCTTGGTGGTGAGTTTCGGCAATGCATCCGGCGCGGTGGACGGCGTGAACCTGGGGATTTTGGCGGCAAAGGGCTCGTTGTATGTCACTCGGCCGACACTGGCGACTTACGCCAGCAACCCGAAAGACTTGCAGGCGATGGCCGATGATCTGTTCTCGATGATCAAGAGCGGCAAGGTGCGTATTGATATCAACCAGCGGTTTGCGCTGGCGGATGCGGCGAAGGCGCAGACGGAGTTGTCGGGGCGGCGGACTACCGGGTCGACCATTCTTCTGCCGTAA
- a CDS encoding L-threonylcarbamoyladenylate synthase, with translation MVNRWRVLEAAREIRAGAVIAYPTEAVWGLGCDPWNEDAVDRLLAIKNRSVDKGLILVADNIRQFDFLFEDFPDTWIDRMASTWPGPNTWLVPHQGMLPEWVTGVHDTVALRVSDHPLVRDLCAQVGPLISTSANPQGRPAARTRLRVEQYFRGQVDLVLGGALGGRKNPSLIRDLATGEVVRPS, from the coding sequence ATGGTCAACAGGTGGCGTGTGCTGGAAGCCGCACGAGAAATTCGCGCAGGCGCGGTGATTGCCTATCCGACCGAAGCGGTCTGGGGCCTGGGCTGCGACCCGTGGAATGAAGACGCGGTGGACCGGCTGCTGGCGATCAAGAATCGCTCGGTCGACAAGGGGCTGATCCTGGTGGCGGACAATATCCGCCAGTTCGATTTCCTGTTTGAAGACTTCCCGGACACCTGGATCGACCGCATGGCCAGCACCTGGCCGGGGCCGAATACCTGGCTGGTGCCGCATCAGGGCATGCTGCCGGAATGGGTGACCGGTGTGCATGACACCGTGGCGCTGCGGGTCAGCGATCATCCATTGGTGAGGGATTTATGCGCGCAGGTGGGGCCGTTGATCTCTACCTCAGCCAACCCGCAAGGTCGCCCGGCGGCGCGCACGCGGCTTCGTGTAGAGCAGTATTTCCGTGGCCAGGTCGATTTGGTACTGGGTGGTGCCCTGGGTGGGCGCAAGAACCCGAGCCTGATTCGCGATTTGGCGACGGGTGAGGTGGTGCGGCCGTCTTGA
- the dprA gene encoding DNA-processing protein DprA: MYPTNSPEISPAELEARLRLHRLPELGPKRFRVLIEAFGSASKAISAPASAWRSLGLPPISADARRSPEIRDGASAALAWLERPAQHLLMWDQPEYPALLAQIDDAPPLLFVAGEPNILEKPQLAMVGSRRASRPGMDTAAAFSRSLASAGFVITSGLALGIDGAAHQAALDVGGQTIGVLGTGLENFYPQRHRQLAAAMIAQGSAVVSEFPLDAAPQAANFPRRNRIISGLSLGVLVVEASMASGSLITAKLAAEQGREVYAIPGSIHHPGAKGCHQLIRDGATLVESIEHILDGLRGWQALSRPAPIPVTHPLVALLHAAPHTSEGLAIASGRPLSHVLAALTELELEGQVICESGRWLARGPLM, from the coding sequence ATGTATCCGACAAACAGCCCTGAAATTTCCCCTGCAGAACTGGAAGCCCGACTACGCTTGCACAGGCTGCCGGAACTGGGCCCCAAGCGATTTCGTGTATTGATCGAGGCATTTGGTTCTGCCTCCAAGGCCATCAGTGCACCGGCGAGTGCCTGGCGTTCTCTCGGGTTGCCACCCATTAGCGCCGATGCCAGGCGTAGCCCTGAAATTCGCGATGGCGCCAGTGCTGCGCTCGCATGGTTGGAGCGCCCGGCCCAGCATTTACTGATGTGGGACCAGCCTGAGTACCCTGCATTGCTGGCGCAGATTGACGATGCGCCGCCGTTATTATTCGTTGCTGGCGAGCCGAACATCCTCGAAAAACCGCAGTTGGCGATGGTCGGCAGTCGCCGTGCATCCCGCCCGGGGATGGACACTGCCGCCGCTTTTTCGCGCAGCCTGGCGAGCGCCGGTTTTGTCATCACCAGCGGCTTGGCCTTGGGCATCGACGGTGCTGCGCACCAAGCGGCATTAGATGTCGGGGGGCAGACAATCGGCGTGCTCGGCACCGGCCTCGAAAATTTTTATCCACAACGCCACCGCCAGCTCGCCGCAGCGATGATTGCCCAAGGCAGCGCGGTGGTTTCCGAGTTCCCGCTGGACGCCGCGCCCCAGGCCGCCAACTTCCCACGGCGTAACCGGATCATTAGCGGCCTGTCGCTGGGGGTACTGGTGGTGGAAGCCAGCATGGCCAGCGGTTCGCTGATCACGGCCAAGCTTGCCGCCGAGCAAGGGCGCGAGGTGTATGCGATTCCGGGCTCCATTCATCATCCGGGCGCCAAGGGCTGCCATCAGTTGATTCGCGATGGCGCCACGCTGGTGGAGTCCATCGAGCACATCCTGGACGGCTTGCGCGGCTGGCAGGCGTTGTCCCGCCCGGCGCCAATACCCGTCACCCATCCACTGGTGGCGCTGCTGCACGCGGCGCCCCATACCAGCGAGGGCTTGGCGATTGCCAGCGGGCGGCCTTTGTCCCACGTACTGGCGGCGCTCACCGAGCTTGAGCTTGAAGGGCAGGTGATCTGCGAAAGCGGTCGCTGGCTGGCGCGTGGCCCACTTATGTAA
- a CDS encoding peptidoglycan-binding protein has product MRKSLLVLLLWAPFAMALVPQPGPRLEQATQQAIRHFLLHNRIFDTPQDLDNAPYIVAADAGRVLGANGERVHARGDLDPTQPDYGIFRRGKTYTDPQTQELLGINADDIGSARFVMAGDLSTLAVQRVTQEVRPGDRLLRAETPAEWANLGPAPFIEGHIIDIPKGVTQIGVMDAVTLNKGRRDGLAEGHLLTVIKAGVSVRDSLTGAPTQLLDEDAGTLLVFRTYEKLSYGLVLRASRSLAVMDRFETARQSQ; this is encoded by the coding sequence ATGAGGAAATCGCTACTCGTCTTGCTGTTGTGGGCGCCGTTCGCCATGGCCCTGGTTCCCCAGCCCGGCCCACGCCTGGAACAGGCCACGCAACAGGCCATCCGGCACTTTCTGCTGCACAACCGCATTTTCGATACACCCCAGGACCTGGACAACGCGCCTTACATTGTTGCCGCCGACGCAGGAAGAGTCCTGGGTGCCAACGGTGAGCGCGTGCATGCCCGCGGTGACCTGGACCCGACCCAACCGGACTATGGGATCTTTCGTCGCGGCAAAACCTACACCGACCCGCAAACCCAGGAACTGCTGGGCATCAATGCCGACGACATCGGCAGCGCGCGCTTTGTGATGGCAGGCGACCTCAGCACCCTGGCGGTGCAACGGGTAACCCAGGAAGTGCGCCCGGGCGACCGCTTGCTGCGCGCCGAAACGCCCGCCGAATGGGCCAACCTGGGGCCTGCGCCTTTCATCGAAGGGCACATTATCGATATTCCCAAGGGCGTCACCCAGATCGGCGTAATGGATGCCGTGACTTTGAACAAGGGCCGCCGTGACGGTCTTGCCGAAGGCCACCTGCTCACGGTGATCAAGGCGGGCGTGAGCGTACGCGACAGCCTCACGGGCGCCCCGACCCAACTCCTCGATGAAGATGCCGGCACGCTGCTGGTGTTTCGCACTTACGAAAAACTCAGTTATGGCCTGGTGCTCAGAGCTTCGCGTTCACTCGCGGTAATGGATCGATTCGAGACTGCCCGACAATCGCAATAA
- the def gene encoding peptide deformylase yields MAILNILEFPDSRLRTIAKPVAVVDDKVRQLVDDMFETMYEAPGIGLAATQVNVHQRVVVMDLSEDRSEPRVFINPEFEPLTEEMGEYQEGCLSVPEFYENVERPLRVKIKALDRDGKPYELIAEGLLAVCIQHECDHLNGKLFVDYLSTLKRDRIKKKLEKKHRQQA; encoded by the coding sequence ATGGCTATTTTGAACATCCTCGAATTTCCCGACTCGCGCCTGCGCACGATCGCCAAACCGGTGGCCGTAGTGGACGACAAGGTTCGTCAGTTGGTCGATGACATGTTTGAAACAATGTATGAAGCCCCGGGCATCGGCCTCGCCGCCACCCAGGTCAACGTGCATCAGCGCGTCGTGGTCATGGACCTGTCGGAAGATCGCAGTGAGCCGCGGGTGTTTATCAACCCCGAGTTCGAACCGCTGACCGAAGAGATGGGCGAATACCAGGAAGGCTGCCTGTCGGTGCCGGAGTTCTACGAAAACGTCGAACGCCCGCTGCGCGTGAAGATCAAGGCCCTGGATCGTGACGGCAAGCCCTACGAGCTGATCGCCGAAGGCCTGCTGGCGGTGTGCATTCAGCATGAATGCGACCACCTCAACGGCAAGCTGTTTGTTGATTACCTGTCCACGCTTAAACGCGACCGGATCAAGAAGAAGCTGGAAAAAAAGCATCGCCAGCAAGCTTGA
- the fmt gene encoding methionyl-tRNA formyltransferase: MTEPLRIVFAGTPEFAAEHLKALLASPYDIVAVYTQPDRPAGRGQKLMPSPVKQLALEHNIPVLQPPTLRNADAQAELAALKPDLLVVVAYGLILPQAVLDIPRLGCINSHASLLPRWRGAAPIQRAVEAGDLESGVTVMRMEAGLDTGPMLLKVATPITPEDTGGSLHDRLAELGPPAVIQAIAGLAAGTLEGEVQDDSLATYAHKLNKDEARIDWSRPAVELERLVRAFNPWPICHSTLNGEALKVLAATLAEGKGAPGEIIGASKDGLVVACGEQALCLTRLQLPGGKALNFGDLFNSRREKFALGTVLGAVAQ; encoded by the coding sequence ATGACCGAGCCACTGCGCATTGTTTTTGCCGGCACTCCCGAATTCGCTGCCGAACACCTCAAGGCGCTGCTTGCCAGCCCTTATGACATCGTGGCGGTGTACACCCAGCCGGATCGCCCGGCCGGTCGCGGGCAAAAACTGATGCCGAGCCCGGTCAAGCAGTTGGCGCTTGAACACAACATCCCTGTGCTGCAACCGCCAACCCTGCGCAACGCCGATGCCCAGGCGGAACTGGCTGCGTTGAAGCCGGATTTGCTGGTGGTGGTGGCTTACGGTTTGATCCTGCCTCAAGCGGTGCTGGATATCCCGCGCCTGGGCTGCATCAACAGCCACGCGTCGTTGCTGCCACGCTGGCGCGGTGCGGCGCCGATCCAGCGCGCCGTGGAAGCCGGTGACCTTGAAAGCGGTGTGACCGTGATGCGCATGGAGGCGGGTCTGGATACCGGCCCGATGCTGCTCAAGGTTGCCACGCCGATCACGCCTGAAGACACTGGCGGCAGCCTGCACGACCGCTTGGCCGAGCTTGGCCCACCCGCCGTGATCCAGGCCATTGCTGGCCTTGCGGCCGGTACGCTGGAAGGCGAAGTGCAGGACGACAGCCTCGCCACCTACGCGCACAAGTTGAACAAAGATGAAGCCCGCATAGACTGGAGCCGCCCGGCCGTAGAGCTGGAGCGACTGGTACGCGCCTTCAACCCGTGGCCGATCTGCCACAGCACCCTCAATGGCGAAGCCTTGAAAGTGCTGGCCGCCACCTTGGCGGAGGGCAAAGGCGCTCCGGGTGAAATCATCGGCGCCAGCAAGGACGGCCTGGTGGTCGCCTGCGGTGAACAGGCGCTGTGCCTGACCCGCCTGCAATTGCCCGGCGGCAAAGCACTGAACTTCGGCGACCTGTTCAACAGCCGTCGTGAGAAATTCGCCTTGGGCACGGTTCTCGGGGCGGTCGCTCAATGA